ATTCAACAGATTTTTTGGTCCGAAACTTTACCTCGATGTCAGGCGCACCAGCCGCTCCACTACTTGTTAAGATCCCAAatctctccttcctccttttCAGCTTTTCGTCGTCTTCGATCTGCAAACAGGTGCAGATCAACCTCAGCCAGGAGAAAAGCATTTCAAGTCAAATATGATGAAAGCACACGGTCACCTTCTGTGAGATGGAAGACACGTTCATGCCGAACCTCTCAGCCCTCTTCTTTAGCTGCTCAGTGTTGACCTTTTGTGACAGGAAAATCCAGTAAGAAATCACACCATTTTAATGATTTGGTTACACAGAgcacttttgttttgacttACAGGAGCTTTGCTGTTGGCAATCTGCCCTGCAGGGAAGACACAGGGGTTCAGGTCAAAGGACAAAAACATGCTCAAATTTCAACGAGGAAATACAGACCAGCAGGAGGACCTGATGTGTTGCTAGGCAACccaaacctaaaaaaaacaataatatcaACAGGATTTCCTATGGTATCAATACCAGTTAGCCTAGAAAGATCTCACAGCTGATTGGAACTTACCTTGCAGCCCGCACAGCCTTCTTGCCTTCAAGTGATGCAGGAATGTTGAATCGTGCCGCTCTTTTCTGCAATCGCTATAAAAGATCACTTATGTTTTATACTAGTAACCATTAAGCAAACGTTATAATATAGGATAATACAAGACATACTTCAGTGGGAGACAGTGGTGTAGTGATCTTAACCACTTTTCTCTCAGGTACACTGAAAGACAAATGGAACAACAATGTAAGAGCATCCTTAGATAAAAACAActctcaaaaacaaactgcaaacCTAAAACAAAGCAGCGACCAATGACAGTGACAAGAAGACGCTCTCTCGCGCATTTGTCCAGATGAGTTTTCAGACGTTTTACTGAGATCCAAAGTCACATTCTAATCATCCACACACCACAAAATTCGCTGCTAAACTCAAGCCACGTACAGAGTTCTATATTTAATTAAAGACAATagttaaatacttttttttttgagagtgaCACAGGTGGATGTGCTTTTGCCATTACACAATACACCTTTCCCTGGtgattaatttttattttaactatCAATATCTAAGTATTCCTGACGAAATATACTTTTAAAAGATAAATATAGATAATGGAAGCGCGGACATATTGGTTTTGCGAGAGTGAAACAACATCACATTTGGGCCACATgtactaaaactataactacaAACAAGCTGATTTATAAAaatctgacacacaaacatacagctCAGCTTCCAGAGACTCAGCATCTTTGTCCTCTTTCATGCTTTGCTCTGTCTCCACTTTAGTGAACTCCTGAAATAAATCATAAACatgcaattaaaaaaaggaTTTGAACGGTGGAAATGGTTTAAAATGTGACTTACTTCTGGATCTTCTGCCAGCACATCCTCAACATCCACATCGTCCTCTGTTCAAAGAGTCGATAAGACTATTAAAACAGACTAAATacattcataataataacattaacacATAAATATCTAATGTATCTAACTGAATGAACACAATTCATTCAATCTGTGATTTCAAGCTTCCCTCAGAAATCTGAGTCTAACCTTAAGGACTACATACTGGACCTCGATCCATCCACCAAACATCTTATTTCTGTGATCTACAACAAACTGCATAAGACGAGAAAGACTCCACTTAATCTCAGAATATCTCAAGAGAAGTGGGAATCAATTTTAGGTCTTGTAAATAAGACTTGCTTTTGTGCTTGCCACTGTCTCCTTCAGTTTAAGGTGGAGCACAGAGCCCACATGTCTAAAGCCTGACTGCCACGCATCTACCGAGATAAGTAAGTCCTCAATGTAACAGATGTGGCGGACCAGAGGCCACTCTCATTCACATGTTCAGGATTTGCCCCCAACTGGACTCATTTTGGAAAAGTGTTTtccttgtgttttctttgttggcTCTTTTTGGCACCACTGGAGAGGATGATGAACGGTTTACTCCAGCTACCAGAAGGACACACTCGTTCGCCTTACTAGTGGCCAGTCGAGCTATTTTGCTGCGATGGAAAGATGCTGCTCCACCAATCCTGTCTCATTGGTTAAAAGATGTTATGTCATATCTAAGCATGGAAAAGATCGGTATTCTCCAAAACTAGATTTCACAAAGTCTGGAgtcccttcatttcattctttgaAATCCCTTTGAATATATCGTGATTtttctttgggttttttttctctttgtttttttctgggttttattttttacatttgtcattattaatattattattaggtCAATATTTCTACGCAATAATGCTCTGATGAATCCTGCGCTCCAGCTCCACTTCATAACGTCTGCAAAGGCTCCATATTTTGGTAATAATGCATAGTTTTTAGGCTGCTGGCATGGGAATGGGTGGGTAAGGGGTtggtttgttatttttttggggggtggggtttgtatttcttttcttttttttgttgttgttttgttattattattatttatttttgtgattacttttttattgtattttttccatttattttttgtgaccttttgtattagaaaaccaataaaaaaaaaagttgataaaaaACTGAATATCTGAGTACTGTGTGCTGCAGAGACGGTCAAACTAGCGCAGGGTTGTAAAGAACATCAGCCTCACCTTGTTCCTCCAGATAGGCTTGCAGGCGAGCGATGAGTTCTCCTTTATTTCCCTTCACATCCAGACCTCTGGCTTCACACTCCTGCCTCAGCTCTGCCAGCTGCAACATGCATGTTACAGATGGGTAAAGTCACCAAATACTGACGTTGTTATCCGGGGAAGAGAATGAAAAGGGGAGCAAAACcatttttatctttaaaaaacGGGTGGGAACCACAGGACAGCTCACGTGACGGTGCCATACGTGATTCCGAGATGCCAATATTACAGTGATAAAAACGTTGCACCACCATTGTACAAAAGTACAGCACACAACACTAGTGAAGACAAACAGAAGATATAGACAGACATCCTTTATCGTCCGACAGAGGCTTCACACCTCAGCCATATATCAATGAGATCATTTAGTTTGAAAGTTCGAGGTTTTGTCCAACCTTATTTTGAGGTGAGATAATAAGTTAAATGCACAGCGAGTCCATCATGAAACCGACTCCAAACGCCACGCTCAGCGGCAACACTGATTCAGCGTGGAGCCGCCGGTTCCGAGTCAAGGGAAACACAAAAACTGCCCTCTGTTTTCAGCCGAATTCGAGCACGAACGGGCGTAAATGTAACTCAAACACCTAAAACGCGGATTTGACCAAGAAGAGAGCAGCTTGTATGAGAAACAACGGTCGTTTTCAGCGATGTTACCAACCTTGAGCTTGTGTAGCTCCACCACGTCGGCCATGTTGCTCTGTTGATGTGACGTCACCGCGACCCTCCAATCACAAGGCGGCTTCTGAGCGCCAGCAGCGCTCGAGATTCGTttcaattgttttaaaatagaaaCGCACACACGACGGTACTGAATAATAGCAAATGCAATAACAGGCAATAACCTAAATGGTAAATCAGAAATATAAAGAATCAGAAAAGAAGCTCAACCATGAGGCGGCGCATCACTTCCGGTGAGAGACTTTAACTTCATTAGTTGAGGATTTACAcaattgttgatttttttttttaaatgaaaaacagtttatttattattgttgttatatttGTCGACAACCACGAGAGAGATTTTTTCCCCTAGGCTTGGACTGGTTACAACTCATTTATAatcagcatatatatatatatatatatatatatatatatatatatatatatatatatatatatatatatatatatatatatatatatatatacatatatatatatatatatacatacatacatatatatatatatatacacacacatatatatatatatatatatatatatatatatatatatatatatatatatatatatatatatatatatatatatatatatatatatgtgtgtgtgtgtgtgtgatgatgtcTCTGTCACAGATACAGAGAATGTTCCAGAATCCATCTCTCAAACTCTGACTACACTGACCATAAAAAAGGTCAGCATCGAGATGTCACCATTTGGTCCTGGGTCCTTTTCCTAAAGCTTCTAATCTTCCTTGAAAATCTCCAAAAGAATGTTCTTTTTTTGGCCTGTTCCTCTCCTGTTAGTGAAAGAAGATTTGGGAAGTGTTTCATTGCtgtaacaaacacacacaccgacgATGACAcgttgaacaaaaataaatggacgAGTATGATCCTGTTTCTCCTTCAGTCGATGATTGAAGTGAAGACCGTGGTATTAATCTCATTTTTGGATGACAAGAAATGACATTTAAGAAGTGCGAGGTCACACAGAAGCCAAGGGAGTGAGTGACCCCTTTATGAGACGGGTTGGAAATGAAAAGAATTTCTGAAAGTCAACATTGTTTCCTAGTTTGAACAAAGAGTTTTTCTAATGATCTGTGGGGGGAAAGTGAGACTACAGTTGCTGAGCTTGAGGGCTAAAGCCGGATGAATTTAGGGAGTCACAAGTGCTTTGCTAATCCTGCCTCATGTTGCATTCCAGCAGTTTGTCCTGGTGCCCTGCTCCACTCGGCTGTGTGCTGTGCATTGTGTATTGTTCTAAAATGATTATGCCAGTTGACTCCTCTTGTCCATTTTCCATATCAAAGGTCATGTAGACATAATCTGACACATTCAGTAAAACCAGCAACTTGTCTTAGCCACAGAAATAGACCCAGCACGGACCGAATCAGGTGATCCAGGAGCAGATTTAGGTGATCATTTGAGAGGCATTTGGAAGCACATGCTCCTGAAACCCCAACATTTAAAATCCGACGACTATTGAGACTAAACAACGGGTTCATTTGACCCATGGATGATGAATAAAGGAACCAAGAGCTTGATAAAAATATCACGACAAACTAAATTTCCGTGGTTGGAAGGGAGAATTCTTGGTTTCGGGTTCACTCTACCTGGTAACAGAGCTACAGTTTGgctctcaaatacttgtctgtCCTCTGACTCCTCCACCACAACCATCTTCacgtcctcctttatcacatccataaaTCATGATTCTTTCAGTAGAAGTTTCCTCCAAACTTCTTTGAATTTGGGTCAGTGATGGCTTCATGGCCGCTCTGTTGCTATGCAGAAAAGGCTCAGACCAGGAAGGCCCCACCAGGGCTGCAGTGGAATTAGGCATATGTGAAATGCTTGTGTTGGTCCCCCAGTACTGTACCAACAGCCTAGTCCCACTGTATGCACACTGTACAGGTGGCGCCAAAGCTGGTGGAGCGTGCTCCCAGGAGGCGTATCTTCTGCTAATACACCGCACAAGGTCAGACGGCAGAGCGTTTATTAAGCCTGGCTCAGGGGTCGGCTGCTCACTACAAGGATTCTTCCTGACTGGACCTGACCATGTGGACcaaagtgctgctgctgctgctgctgggcttcTCACACGCTGTGGCAAGTGAGTGCTTTCACTCGAGTGACTTCTTCTTTTGCTTCTTCTCGCTCGGGCTCTGCCCAGCAGTTTGTATCTCCTCTTATTTATTTGCTGTCATCATTTAGGGTCAAACATTCATTCGAATGATCagcaatgcttttattatccatgctactttttaaaaaaccttTATTACTAGTTGCATGAAGCTCCGTCACCTGCAACATGTGCATGGTGAAACACAATGCCAAGAATGGCCGGGAAGCCACGACTAAATGCACATTTGTAACATGCAGTCCCCATTTTTTTCAACCCTGGTTCACATCCAAATCCAGCAAAGAATGAAGTCTGGTTCTTCATGGTTGGTAGATTCCATCCAGCGTTAGACGGACACTCCTGGATCACCTGATCAGATCAGGAGGAACACATCAGGACAGGATGGGAACTGGCACCAACCTGTCTGCTCAGAGATGTTCAGATCTGAGCAACCACTGAGAAGAAACCTCACACTATTTTTAAAgcgagagcaccacctactgggctctgaaaatgaggacacactTTCACTGCTGGAAACCTACGTTTTAGAGAACAAAAGGAATGAAAACACTTCTTCTCAGTCGGATTATCTGCGACTCCTTTTCAACCCACTGACCCCATTCCTCAGTCGGACCATTCCACATGACTCCATGGAGCATCGTGTGAGGAGGACAGTGGCAGACACTGAGCTATAGCGAGTGCTGACCCTGACCTGCCATATTCTGCACACCTGAGTGAGTCATCACGCTCTCATACATGTGACTTCTTTGGCATTTCTTTCAGAACCCCATAACTGGCTCACTGTCTGCCCATCATGGAACACTGAAATGTATCCTCTCTGGACGGATGGAGACCCTCGACACAGCCACTCCTGGAAAGGTACGCTGGAATGAATCATCTGCTGATCTGCAGCAGGATCTGTGGCACACCTCAGACGTGACTTCTTCCGTCTTCAGTTTTGCCGACCATTTCACACTTCTCGCTCCTTTTTCAGGTGGAAGGGTGATTTTTAATGTGGGAAATGATTCACCAACTCTGACTGGAGCCAAAGTGACTTTCACCATCGACCTGGAGTTTCCTCACAACCAAAGAGTGACGCCGAATGGAGACGTCGTCTGGGCCAAAGACTGTCTTGTCAATGGTAATTcatcacacaaaaaacacaactgCAGAGAGGCAAAATAACGGGTGTGTTGCCTGCATTTCTTTAGTCCCTCTTACTTTTCTGTACTGCCCAAGCATCGAAATGAACATTTCCAAGAGACATGTGTTTGAAGAAAACCAAACCATGCTGAATATCTTCACCAGGAACAAAGTATTCCGAGGCAGAAGCTGTGTACCCTGGACAAAGCAGCGACTGGGACGCGGTGTTTCCTGACGGGAGCCCGATGACGACTGACAAGAAACCTGCATATGTGTTTGTTTGGAAGGCCTGGGGTAAGAGTCCTCATTTCACCGTCATTGGACCAGGGTGACCCCAACCCCCCATCTCCCCGACAGGCCGGTACTGGCAGGTGGCCGACGGCCCCTCCTCCAGCCTGACCATCGACACTGCTGAGGTCCAGCTGGGCTCCTACTCCATGGACGTGGTCATCTACCACTACCGCAGCAAGGAGAAGTTCATCCCCCTGGGTTATGCCTCCACGCAGTTCTCCATCACAGGTGAAGGCCATCTTCACTGCTGAAGTTTGACGTCGCTGATTCATCCATGTTGGATTTGCCTGCTCAGATCAAATCCCATTCGCTGTCTCCCTGGACCAAGTGAatgatgttgaggttggagACATGCACTTTGTGCGGAACAGAGCCATTTCCTTCACCATCACCCTCCATGACCCGAGCCAGTACCTGAGCGACGCCGACATCACCTTCAACTGGGACTTTGGAGATGCCAGCGGGGCGCTCATCTCCAGGGAGCTGACCGTCACCCACACCTACGTGCAGCCTGGAGCCTACAAACCGCACGTGGTGATTCAGGCTGTGCTGCCAGATCAGGCTTGTCAGCCAGGGGCCGGGCTTACCACTCACGCGCCCTCGCCACACACAACAGGTGACGTGTGGTGACCGAGAATAGCTGCTCATGCAGGTTCAGATGCTGCTTCACATGAGACGAAACATGTCTCCCCTCTCACAGCCTCATTGATGGGTCTGAGTGTTGCCATGGACACGGAAGAGGACAACGCTGAGGAAGAGGCCTCGGCATCCATGACTCACTCCGCTCAAGATGCCCCTCCAGGGGTCAACAACACCAGAGCAGACGGTTCACCCTCAACAAGTAGGTTTCCGgttcaataaaagaaaaaaaatgccctGAGGGGAAGATAAGATAAACAAGACGGGATATGATGGACAGCAGTTGAGGGGGGAGGACGGGAAAACCAGATGAACCACAGAAAGCATGTTGGCGTCCCAGGGAgaaggatagatagatagatggatggatggatggatagatagatagatagattttttcATTCTATTTCACTGTACTTAACAGGAGCCAATAAAATAGTGAAGGGAGGAGACAGCGGGACAGATGTGGTGAAGAGGAATGTTGGCGTCAAAGCGTCCACTGACGACTGCGTTATTTATCGTTACGGATCCTTCTGCATCGGCATCGAAGTGTCAGGTGGGCGAACAACGTTCCACATCTacaccttctgtcagtaaagCCTCGGAATTCCTCATATTTGTTTGCTTCCAGATGCCACTGAAGAAGGTGAGATTGCAACAATGAACCGGGCAGCGTCAACAGAAAAGGCTTTGGATCTCACAGTGACCTGTCTGGGAAAGTGAGCGAGCTTCAACTCTGACCCAAATCCAACGCGCTTCCCTCTAATGTCAATG
This portion of the Synchiropus splendidus isolate RoL2022-P1 chromosome 18, RoL_Sspl_1.0, whole genome shotgun sequence genome encodes:
- the sarnp gene encoding SAP domain-containing ribonucleoprotein — protein: MADVVELHKLKLAELRQECEARGLDVKGNKGELIARLQAYLEEQEDDVDVEDVLAEDPEEFTKVETEQSMKEDKDAESLEAELVPERKVVKITTPLSPTERLQKRAARFNIPASLEGKKAVRAARFGLPSNTSGPPAGQIANSKAPVNTEQLKKRAERFGMNVSSISQKIEDDEKLKRRKERFGILTSSGAAGAPDIEAKKQKRAERFGKV
- the LOC128749371 gene encoding melanocyte protein PMEL-like; protein product: MWTKVLLLLLLGFSHAVAKPHNWLTVCPSWNTEMYPLWTDGDPRHSHSWKGGRVIFNVGNDSPTLTGAKVTFTIDLEFPHNQRVTPNGDVVWAKDCLVNGTKYSEAEAVYPGQSSDWDAVFPDGSPMTTDKKPAYVFVWKAWGRYWQVADGPSSSLTIDTAEVQLGSYSMDVVIYHYRSKEKFIPLGYASTQFSITDQIPFAVSLDQVNDVEVGDMHFVRNRAISFTITLHDPSQYLSDADITFNWDFGDASGALISRELTVTHTYVQPGAYKPHVVIQAVLPDQACQPGAGLTTHAPSPHTTASLMGLSVAMDTEEDNAEEEASASMTHSAQDAPPGVNNTRADGSPSTRANKIVKGGDSGTDVVKRNVGVKASTDDCVIYRYGSFCIGIEVSDATEEGEIATMNRAASTEKALDLTVTCLGNLPVQVCSAMLDSTCSIPIHVTCDMAAPSKDCQLVLRHLVDGMGSAPPSSDMIIMALGAMVTVLLAGIIALSYKCLTSQHPSKEATAAGLPSPGRNGSTGSSSLFWWRLLSRKGSVDDCPLLSDGRV